The genomic region TAACTGGCAGTTTCACATTCCCCGTAGGCGGCTTCCCGTCCACGTCAAAAGGAAGCAAATCAACCTCATACCCCGCCAACGTAAACCTCCCATCTGGCGGGACAAAGCTCAACACGCCAGGTTGTTCCCTCCACTTTGCCAGTCTGACACACGGGTGAAAAACAGGCAAATCAACGATCCCCTTCAGGTTATGCTTCCCCGACGGCCCGCTCAGCGTAACCACAATATCCGGCACGCCCGAAACCTTGGTCGTGAACGCTATCGTACCGTTGGCAAACGCCGCCAGCGGTCTCCCCGACGGCGCGAGCGTGACCGACAGCGTCTCCACCACATCGGCGTAGAGCTCATTGGAAGTGTGCCGGACAtttgccctcctccacggcaGCGCGGGGGTGTTTTGTGATATgagcgatgacgacgacgcaGCGCTGCTTCCCAtacctccccccaaacccccggCAAAGTTCTTCCCCGCAGATAGgttcaacccccccagtAGCTTGTCCACCCATCCTTCCACTTCGACCATGTCCCTTAGTGCGTTTGGttcggtggtgttgaccGTTCCGGCATCGCACATTTCTGTGAGGAGCTGGGCGACGACATCGTAGTTGTTTTCAATTTTGTGAGCCAGGAGTGGCGCGCCGAGGAATTCTTCAAAGGAGTCGACGATGCGGTGCAGGAactcgaggacgaggaggggttCGACttcggaggaggtggtgataaGGAATAAGAGATTGGcgtgggcgagggagaagaccagggttggagggttggtCTGGGGGAGGTAGATCAGGTTCGGTCgtggggtgggatgggagaggtagaaggggaggaggtaggagggggagaggggacgGGATGTGTAGgtgtgggagaggattggGCTGCTTTGGAAAAAGGTGTCAGCAGAAGAAGTATAATTTAAAGTGGAGAGATACCTTACTTGTGCTCGTCGTAGATGTGAAGCGCCTCGATGACCCCGTTCATGGTGGGCAGCTTGGTTAGTGTGTGGTTGAATGTGGTTCAGTTGGGGGGAAGCTGTTTGTTGGCGGGCACTGACGCAATGAGCTGTGGGAGCTTGCACCTGCACGGGTCCTCGGTGTGCCAAACGCTTGGCGCGCGACAAGGCCGTTTTGACAAGTGGGTCTTGAATTTGATGTTCCTGAACGTCTCATCCTCGAGGTCTCTCACTCCGAGTCAAATAACACCCATAACTCACATCTACATAACATCTCACAGAAATGGCCAAAGACGACATCCCACGCCTCTCCCATCTCGACAGGCCCGAGAAGCTTGAGGATCTGCTCAAGCAAGACAGAGATGACGACTGCCTTTCGTGCAGGATAGTGGGTATGTTTTCGCCTTCTGGTTCATCTCATGCCATCTCCATGGGCTCATGTTCTAATCCTGTATAACAGGCGGCGGTGCATTCTTGGGTCTTGCTGGTTACAGCTATCTCTCCGGTCAGCAACAATTACAAGCACAAGAGGCTGCCATCTTGGCTTCAAAATCGAGATTTGGTATGCGCAGCAGGAGTGCCGCCATCACGGGTCTCTCGTTAGGATTGGCCTATCTGGGTCTGTATAGGCTGTTTAAATGAGGaaagggaggtgatggagggacGAAGATGAGCAATCACCACTCAATTGGGAAGACACCAGCTGTCATCTGACTTGGGCATTTCAAGATCTATGTCTCTTCGAATCCAAAGGGACCAATGGAAAAGAACACCGCCGAGCCAAGTCAGGGAGCCAGAGGGAAGACAAGTCGtaggaggagagggtgtagAAAATAGCCTGTACCATAATGTGTATATTACCATCTATTGCATCCACACCACATCCTACATACATCGGGCTGAACGCAGTACAGCAAGGCATAGAACAGCTTGTCgaaagcagaagaagaatgtCAAAAGCTCACCAGccaaaccccaacaccttcgccatcctccccctccccccatccataTCCCTTATCTAcatcgccttcttcctcctccgacaCCACTTCTCCCTCAGCACCGAACTCACCCACTTCGTCATCTTCATGCTCGTCGGTCACTGGCTCAGCTGCCTCTTCATGCACATTCTCGGCGAGTTAGCCCCCAGGTTCGGACACAAGCTTGGActtgccatcatctccctggTCATCCATCCACTCCGTCTTGTCGGTGGTTTCAAGTCACTTCCTGTGGCCATGCCTGTGTGGCTTGGTACTTTAAAAGAAACGGGGGATTACCGATGAATGCCAGGAATGGTTTATTTGTGGGTACCCAACTCAAAAAATGGGCATAGATGGGGGGGAACGCCTGCTTGTGGGATAACGTCCAAAACAGATTACAATTTTGTCCTGAGATAAAGATTTTGAGCTCTAAACACCACATGATTCGTGTCAATGCATATTCCAAAGAAACATTCTGCATAACATACAGCAAACAGCCGCTCCCTCCATCATGTTTCTAAACAAACGAGGGAGTCAAGGCCTTTTCAAAGAACCATATGTACAGTACAACCtccacacacacgcacacaagGACAAGACACTCTTTTTATGGGAGATGGAAAGTTTTCCATTCCAAAACTCCCAccaaacctcctcttctAATAACGCCCCCAAGACtttcccaccaacccaccaacccatAAACCCCACCCAAAACTCACTTCCGATACCACATCCTCGTAATCTTGGTATTCCGCATCTTCCTCTGCAGCTGAAAAATCCCATACATCAACGCCTCGCTCGTCGGCGGGCACCCCGGCACATACACATCCACCGGCACAACCCTATCACACCCTCTCACAACACTATAACTATAGTGATAATACCCACCCCCATTCGCGCACGACCCCATCGAAATAACCCAGCGCGGTTCAGGCATCTGATCATACACCTGCCGCAACGCCGGTGCCATCTTGTTGGTCAGCGTACCAGCC from Podospora bellae-mahoneyi strain CBS 112042 chromosome 4, whole genome shotgun sequence harbors:
- a CDS encoding hypothetical protein (COG:U; EggNog:ENOG503NZ29), giving the protein MNGVIEALHIYDEHNSPILSHTYTSRPLSPSYLLPFYLSHPTPRPNLIYLPQTNPPTLVFSLAHANLLFLITTSSEVEPLLVLEFLHRIVDSFEEFLGAPLLAHKIENNYDVVAQLLTEMCDAGTVNTTEPNALRDMVEVEGWVDKLLGGLNLSAGKNFAGGLGGGMGSSAASSSSLISQNTPALPWRRANVRHTSNELYADVVETLSVTLAPSGRPLAAFANGTIAFTTKVSGVPDIVVTLSGPSGKHNLKGIVDLPVFHPCVRLAKWREQPGVLSFVPPDGRFTLAGYEVDLLPFDVDGKPPTGNVKLPVSLEMKTGLGLTGSDFEVRVQLNKVFGSSGSVQGGGMGARTGLQGRGSGGGSGPGGGFGIPNAGTPASPSLHDLVIIVPLPADVRNVPEIRPSKGDATYNPGERVLEWTISNKELAQGMSAFVLRCTVVGQQVTEEGEEGDPTGFGFGGGGGGYNYDEPYQDIAVTSTTKEKGVDKAWEAERDEKRQAHNKILMPSSALVSFAVKGWLPSGIKVESIIIDPRKSRGMVEHMKPYKGVKYLTVSKGGVEIRC
- a CDS encoding hypothetical protein (EggNog:ENOG503P6SM), encoding MAKDDIPRLSHLDRPEKLEDLLKQDRDDDCLSCRIVGGGAFLGLAGYSYLSGQQQLQAQEAAILASKSRFGMRSRSAAITGLSLGLAYLGLYRLFK